The Burkholderia ubonensis genome has a window encoding:
- a CDS encoding LysR family transcriptional regulator: MVSLDRFAVFRAVAEAGSFTAAAAALNQARAAVSFNIKQLEAELGVTLLTRTTRRVELTDAGERFYTRCLRVLDEADSAIDDARGEHGGMHGSLRVASTVEYASMVVAPALHAFTQQHPALRVRLETHTSQVDLVRDRFDVAIRLGRLEQFQDLPYRGACLATYEVRPVIAPSLLAEAGLSQIGSPELLARLPQLGHTRLERIATWTLTDRDGNPHAFRPGAKPRVVVDNASVLRELARQGSGVALLPEWLVRDDLARGVLVDALPGYRFPRQSVYALYVSTRHVPQKVRAWVDFMKAYLA; this comes from the coding sequence ATGGTGAGCCTGGATCGTTTCGCCGTCTTCCGCGCCGTGGCCGAAGCGGGCTCGTTCACGGCCGCCGCGGCCGCGCTGAACCAGGCGCGCGCGGCCGTCAGCTTCAACATCAAGCAGCTCGAAGCCGAACTGGGCGTGACGCTCCTCACACGCACGACCCGCCGGGTCGAACTGACCGACGCGGGCGAGCGCTTCTACACGCGCTGCCTGCGCGTGCTCGACGAAGCCGACAGCGCGATCGACGACGCGCGCGGCGAGCACGGCGGCATGCACGGCAGCCTGCGGGTGGCGTCGACGGTCGAATATGCGTCGATGGTCGTCGCGCCGGCGCTGCACGCGTTCACGCAGCAGCATCCCGCGCTGCGGGTGCGGCTCGAGACGCATACGTCGCAGGTCGACCTCGTGCGCGACCGCTTCGACGTCGCGATCCGGCTCGGCCGCCTCGAGCAGTTCCAGGATCTGCCCTACCGCGGCGCGTGCCTCGCGACCTACGAGGTGCGGCCGGTGATCGCGCCTTCGCTGCTCGCCGAGGCCGGCCTGTCGCAGATCGGCTCGCCGGAGCTGCTTGCCCGGCTGCCGCAACTCGGCCATACGCGGCTCGAGCGGATCGCCACGTGGACGCTCACCGATCGCGACGGCAACCCGCATGCGTTTCGCCCGGGCGCGAAGCCGCGCGTGGTGGTCGACAACGCGTCGGTGCTGCGCGAGCTGGCCCGGCAAGGCAGCGGCGTCGCGCTGCTGCCGGAATGGCTCGTGCGCGACGATCTCGCGCGCGGCGTGCTGGTCGATGCGCTGCCGGGCTACCGGTTTCCGCGGCAAAGCGTGTACGCGCTGTACGTGTCGACGCGACACGTGCCGCAGAAAGTGCGCGCGTGGGTCGATTTCATGAAGGCGTATCTGGCCTGA